A DNA window from Chitinibacter fontanus contains the following coding sequences:
- a CDS encoding lysophospholipid acyltransferase family protein, whose translation MQRTIFDSPILRHILPGLGRLMLRIFGWKIEGEFPDLPKYILIGAPHTSNWDFPVGIAICFARQQKVYWMGKHTLFWGPLGPIARWLGGIPVDRRKSNSLVEQMVHVYGEHERLVVAIPPEGTRKKVEKWKTGFYYIALGSQLPIVLGFIDFGRKVGGCGEVFYPTGDIEADMAKIRAFYAPIKGKNPENQ comes from the coding sequence ATGCAGCGCACGATTTTCGATTCGCCGATTTTGCGGCATATCTTGCCTGGATTGGGCCGGCTGATGCTTCGGATTTTTGGCTGGAAAATTGAAGGCGAGTTTCCTGATCTACCAAAATACATACTGATCGGCGCACCACATACCAGCAACTGGGATTTTCCAGTCGGGATTGCCATTTGCTTTGCACGCCAGCAAAAAGTCTACTGGATGGGCAAACATACCCTATTTTGGGGCCCTTTAGGGCCGATTGCCCGCTGGCTGGGTGGCATCCCTGTTGATCGACGCAAATCAAATTCGCTGGTCGAGCAAATGGTGCACGTCTATGGCGAACATGAACGACTGGTAGTTGCGATCCCCCCCGAAGGAACTCGCAAAAAAGTCGAGAAGTGGAAAACCGGTTTTTACTACATCGCACTGGGTAGCCAGCTGCCGATCGTATTAGGTTTTATCGATTTTGGTCGTAAAGTGGGCGGCTGCGGTGAAGTGTTTTACCCTACTGGCGATATCGAAGCCGATATGGCAAAAATACGCGCCTTTTACGCCCCGATCAAAGGCAAAAACCCAGAAAACCAGTAA
- a CDS encoding cold-shock protein: MAQGTVKWFNDSKGFGFITPDEGGEDLFAHFSQIVSKGFKTLAEGQKVSFEVTTGPKGKQASNIQPL; this comes from the coding sequence ATGGCACAAGGTACCGTTAAGTGGTTCAACGACTCTAAAGGCTTCGGCTTTATTACTCCAGACGAAGGCGGCGAAGATCTGTTTGCTCACTTCTCTCAAATCGTGTCTAAAGGTTTCAAAACCTTGGCTGAAGGTCAAAAAGTTTCTTTCGAAGTAACTACTGGCCCTAAAGGCAAACAAGCTTCTAACATCCAACCTCTGTAA
- a CDS encoding YceH family protein, with translation MTQFSVLSAVQVRVLGVLIEKERTVPDTYPLTLNSLLAGCNQKSSREPVMELTESEVLEALDELKATGWVVDHLSGRVARYSHQFGKVLQIPSQSVAVLAVLMLRGPQTAGELRNNCERLHRFADISAIEAFLAELAERAESALVTLLPRQPGARESRWAHLLAGEVDLSASVVSAAPSNHTALLARVEQLETALAALQTEFAAFKTRLGE, from the coding sequence ATGACGCAGTTTTCAGTATTGTCCGCAGTGCAAGTGCGTGTCTTAGGGGTGTTGATCGAGAAAGAACGCACCGTGCCCGATACCTATCCCTTAACTTTGAATAGCCTGTTGGCCGGTTGCAATCAAAAAAGTAGCCGCGAACCGGTAATGGAGTTAACTGAGTCTGAAGTGCTCGAAGCACTTGATGAGCTTAAAGCCACTGGCTGGGTAGTTGATCATCTAAGTGGCCGCGTTGCGCGCTATAGTCACCAATTTGGCAAAGTATTACAAATTCCAAGTCAATCAGTGGCGGTGTTAGCGGTGCTGATGTTGCGCGGCCCACAAACGGCTGGTGAGTTACGCAATAATTGCGAGCGTTTGCATCGGTTCGCCGATATTTCGGCAATTGAGGCTTTCTTGGCAGAATTGGCTGAGCGAGCCGAATCTGCATTAGTCACATTACTACCACGTCAGCCAGGGGCTCGTGAATCGCGTTGGGCTCATCTGCTTGCCGGTGAAGTCGATTTGAGTGCCTCTGTGGTGAGCGCTGCGCCATCCAATCACACTGCCTTGCTTGCAAGAGTCGAGCAGCTTGAAACGGCCTTGGCGGCGCTGCAAACCGAGTTTGCTGCGTTTAAAACTCGCTTGGGCGAGTGA
- a CDS encoding DUF3617 domain-containing protein, with translation MKSTTANKRRQTCALALSLFLINITTIGCVSAAEFLPKPGLWSITSEIPAEQKAALAKMKSKITVQSRQNGLSFDADAGTVTLEQCLDAAKLKQWHRLGLEENLYCEAPAMQQKGLHISIDVRCSQPKPATLHSEIEFSANREQYRFDHLIHADGTAMHLKGQARRLGDCP, from the coding sequence ATGAAATCTACAACCGCAAATAAGCGACGCCAAACCTGCGCCCTAGCGCTAAGTCTGTTTTTAATCAACATCACCACAATCGGCTGCGTCTCGGCGGCAGAATTCCTCCCCAAACCGGGTCTATGGTCGATCACTAGCGAAATACCGGCGGAACAGAAAGCTGCGCTGGCCAAGATGAAATCCAAAATTACTGTTCAATCGCGGCAAAATGGTCTGAGTTTTGACGCGGATGCGGGCACAGTTACGCTGGAGCAGTGCCTAGATGCCGCTAAGCTCAAGCAATGGCACCGACTTGGTTTAGAAGAAAATCTGTATTGTGAGGCGCCCGCTATGCAGCAAAAAGGGCTCCACATCAGCATTGATGTGCGTTGCAGCCAACCGAAACCCGCCACCTTGCACAGCGAGATTGAGTTTAGCGCCAATCGGGAGCAATATCGTTTTGACCATTTAATTCACGCAGACGGCACGGCGATGCACCTCAAAGGACAAGCCCGGCGCCTTGGAGATTGCCCATGA
- a CDS encoding HD-GYP domain-containing protein, with protein sequence MSSPIEIASVDLINPQVEDWNSFQDFRDALADHAPEIETLVAKLKQAPEDRVIITNLFREFHNIKGDAGLCRLPFVIPIIHSAETLLSRMRDGEIICSDGLAEIFLLTLDRIEQAIDLLAERQPLAPLGLLSLANGLDSLSRQAVAELDAATIRLIEAVTGFKPGSALNKDFSPSTQQRSSNELHQDLVFFRELALQLEARSPLFQGRTERNLSYALATNKIAGNRVDPEQLEAAVYLHDIGMMFLPESQWLKPEKLSDEAKVALQRHPLWAAEIANRFVGWQQATQMILQHHETVIGSGYPNGLGEKDICDGAKILAIVDAFEAILLKHSHRGQQKSTLRAIAEINAGDRQFSAPWVKAFNQVIRNQIETNA encoded by the coding sequence ATGAGCAGCCCGATCGAAATTGCCAGTGTTGACCTGATTAATCCGCAAGTGGAAGACTGGAATTCATTTCAAGACTTTCGCGATGCCTTGGCCGATCACGCACCGGAAATTGAAACGCTAGTCGCCAAACTAAAACAGGCGCCAGAAGATCGCGTCATTATCACCAATTTATTTCGCGAGTTTCACAATATCAAAGGCGATGCAGGCTTGTGTCGGCTGCCATTTGTGATTCCGATTATTCATAGCGCCGAAACCTTGCTCTCCAGAATGCGCGATGGGGAGATTATCTGCAGCGATGGCTTGGCAGAAATTTTTTTACTGACGCTGGATCGGATTGAACAAGCCATTGATTTGCTGGCTGAGCGGCAACCTCTAGCACCGCTGGGCCTGCTGTCTCTGGCCAATGGGCTGGACAGCCTATCGCGCCAAGCCGTCGCCGAACTGGATGCGGCGACCATTCGGCTGATTGAAGCGGTAACCGGATTTAAGCCCGGTAGCGCACTGAATAAAGATTTTTCACCCAGCACTCAGCAGCGCAGCAGTAATGAATTGCATCAGGATCTGGTGTTTTTCCGCGAGCTGGCGCTGCAGCTGGAAGCGCGCTCACCGCTGTTTCAAGGGCGCACCGAGCGTAATCTGAGCTATGCGCTGGCAACCAACAAAATCGCCGGTAATCGCGTCGACCCTGAGCAGCTGGAGGCAGCGGTTTATTTACATGATATCGGCATGATGTTCTTGCCTGAATCACAATGGCTCAAACCAGAAAAGCTCTCCGATGAAGCTAAAGTGGCGCTGCAACGTCACCCTTTATGGGCGGCCGAAATCGCCAATCGCTTTGTGGGCTGGCAGCAAGCAACGCAGATGATCTTGCAACACCACGAGACCGTGATCGGTAGCGGCTATCCCAATGGCTTGGGTGAAAAAGACATTTGCGATGGTGCAAAGATTTTGGCGATTGTCGACGCTTTTGAAGCCATCTTGCTCAAGCACAGCCACCGTGGACAGCAAAAATCGACCTTGCGCGCAATCGCCGAAATTAACGCTGGGGATCGGCAATTCTCGGCGCCTTGGGTCAAGGCATTTAATCAGGTGATCCGCAATCAGATTGAGACGAATGCCTAA
- a CDS encoding S4 domain-containing protein, which yields MSTDNPAAVRLSKRMAELGLCSRTQADVLIAEGRVMVDGQIVDVLGSRVLPHQEIKIVEVDLLSSALTPNDKITVLWHKPVGIAAWPGAEFTSFFVPEQRAADDRSGIVWLKKHRSRLVTPLGLDADASGLVILTQDQRLAQKLAQVNDFEQEYLVWLNQVASSEQIDAMNAVKMFDEQPIKGWKTSRQSEQQLRMVIRANAEGVVPDLCDVAKLTVKAYKRHRIARLPLGNLPEGQWRYLMPHEKI from the coding sequence ATGAGCACTGATAATCCAGCAGCAGTCCGCCTATCCAAACGTATGGCGGAATTGGGCCTTTGCTCACGTACCCAAGCCGATGTGCTGATCGCCGAGGGGCGGGTGATGGTCGATGGCCAAATCGTCGATGTACTAGGAAGCCGGGTCTTACCGCATCAGGAAATCAAGATTGTTGAGGTCGATTTACTTAGTAGCGCACTAACGCCCAACGATAAAATCACTGTGCTGTGGCATAAGCCAGTGGGCATTGCGGCATGGCCAGGTGCAGAATTTACGTCATTTTTTGTCCCGGAGCAGCGTGCTGCAGACGATCGCTCCGGCATTGTCTGGCTTAAAAAACATCGCTCACGTTTGGTGACACCGCTGGGCTTAGATGCCGATGCCAGCGGCTTGGTGATTTTGACCCAAGATCAGCGTTTGGCTCAAAAGCTGGCGCAGGTGAATGATTTTGAGCAGGAATATTTAGTCTGGTTAAACCAAGTGGCCAGCAGCGAGCAAATTGACGCGATGAATGCCGTCAAAATGTTTGACGAGCAGCCGATCAAGGGTTGGAAAACCAGTCGCCAAAGCGAGCAACAGTTACGAATGGTGATACGCGCCAATGCCGAGGGCGTCGTGCCCGATTTGTGTGATGTAGCCAAGCTGACGGTCAAAGCCTATAAACGCCACCGCATTGCGCGCTTGCCACTGGGTAATTTGCCAGAAGGGCAGTGGCGTTATTTAATGCCGCACGAGAAAATCTGA
- the arfB gene encoding alternative ribosome rescue aminoacyl-tRNA hydrolase ArfB, with amino-acid sequence MSQLINQDEVVITAIRAQGAGGQNVNKVSNAVHLRFDIRASSLTDDLKQRVLQWPDQRISKEGVIIIKAQASRSLEANRYEALQRLQALIDQVAYRPKARRATKPSWGSQQTRMDKKNQRGSIKSLRGKVRID; translated from the coding sequence ATGAGCCAACTCATCAATCAAGACGAGGTTGTCATCACCGCGATTCGGGCGCAGGGCGCGGGCGGGCAGAATGTCAATAAGGTCTCCAATGCAGTGCATCTGCGGTTTGATATTCGGGCCAGCAGTTTGACTGATGATCTAAAGCAGCGTGTGCTCCAGTGGCCAGACCAGCGGATTAGCAAAGAGGGCGTCATCATTATCAAGGCGCAAGCCTCACGCAGTCTGGAAGCCAATCGCTATGAAGCGCTGCAGCGCCTGCAGGCCTTGATTGATCAGGTGGCCTATCGCCCCAAAGCGCGACGAGCCACCAAGCCCAGCTGGGGTTCGCAACAAACCCGAATGGATAAAAAGAACCAGCGTGGCTCAATAAAATCATTGCGCGGGAAAGTTCGCATCGATTGA
- the pyk gene encoding pyruvate kinase, translating to MHCGTKIVATLGPASTDPAVLESLIQAGVNTVRLNFSHGTAQDHIDRAATVRAIANKLGKSVAVLADLQGPKIRVGKFEKNKIELVKGAKFVLDAECELGNQDTVGLDYKELPNDVEPGVVLLLDDGKIQLVVDSVVGPKVFTTVTVGGPLSNNKGINRQGGGLTAPALTAKDMEDIKTAAVLEADYIAVSFPKSAADMYMARTLVRAAGGHALLIAKIERTEAITNLEEILDASDGIMVARGDLAVEVGDAAVPALQKRMIKLARKKHKLTITATQMMESMITSPVPTRAEVSDCANAVLDGTDAVMLSAESAAGKYPLEAVQAMARTCFEAERSGEGKIEGEFDNVSDFERIDIAVTMSAVYASSNMNVKAIVCISHSGASALWLSRYITGVPIYVFTQEVNTYRKLALYRHVTPIMVDAKLGPDREAHVAYAQLELLRTGKVVPGDRVIVTLASQSNGVNTGANTMRIIQIAQGQRA from the coding sequence ATGCATTGCGGCACAAAAATTGTGGCCACGCTTGGCCCAGCGTCTACAGACCCAGCAGTACTTGAAAGCCTGATTCAGGCTGGTGTGAATACCGTCCGCTTGAATTTCTCGCATGGTACCGCGCAAGATCATATTGATCGTGCAGCAACCGTTCGCGCAATTGCCAATAAACTGGGTAAATCTGTGGCCGTTCTGGCCGACCTGCAAGGCCCAAAAATCCGCGTTGGCAAATTTGAAAAGAATAAAATCGAGCTGGTAAAAGGCGCTAAATTTGTTCTTGATGCAGAGTGCGAATTGGGTAATCAAGACACAGTCGGTTTGGATTACAAAGAATTGCCGAATGATGTTGAGCCTGGTGTTGTCTTGCTGCTGGATGATGGCAAAATTCAATTGGTTGTGGATTCAGTTGTTGGCCCTAAAGTATTTACTACGGTAACCGTGGGCGGCCCTTTGTCAAACAACAAAGGGATTAACCGTCAAGGTGGTGGTCTTACTGCGCCAGCACTGACCGCCAAAGACATGGAAGACATCAAAACTGCTGCTGTACTCGAAGCTGATTACATCGCGGTGTCATTCCCGAAATCGGCTGCCGACATGTATATGGCGCGCACTTTGGTCCGCGCTGCTGGTGGCCATGCTTTGCTGATCGCCAAAATCGAACGCACTGAAGCGATTACCAATCTGGAAGAAATCCTTGATGCCTCAGACGGCATTATGGTGGCGCGTGGTGATTTGGCGGTTGAAGTGGGTGATGCGGCGGTTCCTGCGCTGCAAAAACGCATGATCAAACTGGCGCGTAAAAAACACAAATTGACCATCACTGCGACGCAAATGATGGAATCAATGATTACTAGCCCAGTACCAACGCGTGCTGAAGTTTCCGATTGTGCCAATGCGGTCCTTGATGGTACTGATGCGGTAATGTTGTCGGCTGAGTCGGCTGCGGGTAAATACCCACTCGAAGCCGTGCAAGCGATGGCGCGTACTTGCTTTGAAGCTGAGCGTTCGGGCGAAGGCAAAATTGAAGGCGAATTCGATAACGTTAGCGACTTCGAGCGCATCGATATCGCCGTGACGATGTCAGCGGTATATGCAAGCAGCAACATGAACGTGAAAGCCATCGTATGTATTTCACATTCGGGTGCTTCAGCGTTGTGGCTGTCGCGTTATATCACTGGGGTGCCTATTTATGTATTTACCCAAGAAGTAAATACTTACCGCAAGCTGGCGCTATACCGTCACGTTACGCCGATTATGGTGGATGCGAAGCTCGGTCCAGATCGCGAAGCTCACGTGGCTTACGCGCAACTAGAATTGCTGCGCACTGGCAAAGTGGTACCTGGTGATCGCGTGATTGTCACGCTGGCTTCGCAAAGCAATGGTGTGAATACCGGTGCTAACACTATGCGGATTATTCAGATTGCTCAAGGCCAACGCGCTTAA
- a CDS encoding transglycosylase SLT domain-containing protein, with protein MRRILALFLWSFLFVQPTMLWAKNSAAKQKKTPVAAANSHHPSLTTPSELSAATPYDPSNPPNRLRVLVALGPSSYFLKDGKPHGLEFAMLQGFESELNRRRSKKLPPIRLQFIPVDAGELIPALREGRGDIAAGLMPFNEGLKSLALLTEPYAKDEWCLLSHRDNPLSFDALSQKPLTLSTASLGRRLLSQEDKTVEFNEPAVGVSPEMLLRDIDSNLTIQTLSSRLVFRLWSATYPNLKLGECLNTSVPLVWAVSNTQPALLEDLNKYIASTSRVGIEKAIELTRRFLITGGKVEQSTKVSSMDKLAIFAPVFQAAAAANNLDWLLLAAIGQKESKLMPVIRANGPTGVMQIHPSTARAMGVKDPHSAEGNVSAAAVYLNYLRKMYDREGVSEENQLYFMIAAYNAGEGRLAQLRRTAKAKGLNPNVWVGNVEQIALSSVSKGMVDYVSTVNRYYLAYQAAERAQGKQKKSEPK; from the coding sequence AAAAAAACGCCCGTTGCGGCAGCAAACAGCCATCACCCAAGCTTGACGACACCTTCTGAATTAAGTGCCGCTACGCCTTATGACCCCAGCAATCCGCCAAATCGTTTACGCGTCTTGGTCGCCTTAGGCCCTTCAAGCTATTTTTTGAAAGATGGTAAACCGCACGGCCTTGAATTTGCCATGCTGCAGGGGTTTGAGTCTGAACTTAATCGCCGACGTAGCAAAAAATTACCTCCGATACGATTACAGTTTATTCCGGTCGATGCTGGTGAATTGATTCCTGCATTACGAGAAGGGCGTGGCGATATTGCCGCCGGCTTAATGCCATTTAATGAAGGTTTAAAGTCGCTAGCCTTATTAACCGAGCCATACGCTAAGGATGAATGGTGTTTACTAAGCCATCGTGACAACCCCTTAAGTTTTGATGCACTTAGCCAAAAACCGCTCACTTTGAGTACCGCAAGCTTGGGACGCAGATTGCTGAGCCAAGAAGACAAAACCGTTGAGTTTAATGAGCCAGCCGTCGGCGTAAGCCCTGAGATGCTGTTGCGTGACATCGATAGCAATTTGACGATACAAACCTTGAGCAGCCGGCTAGTTTTTAGGTTGTGGTCTGCGACCTATCCTAACTTGAAGTTGGGTGAGTGTTTAAATACTTCAGTGCCTTTAGTGTGGGCAGTGAGCAATACTCAGCCTGCTCTATTGGAAGACTTGAACAAATATATTGCCAGTACTAGCCGAGTTGGGATTGAAAAAGCCATAGAGTTGACGCGGCGGTTTTTAATTACCGGCGGTAAAGTTGAGCAAAGCACTAAGGTAAGCTCAATGGATAAGCTAGCGATTTTTGCCCCAGTGTTTCAGGCTGCGGCTGCTGCTAATAATCTAGATTGGCTGTTACTGGCAGCAATTGGGCAAAAAGAATCCAAATTAATGCCGGTGATACGCGCAAATGGGCCCACGGGAGTAATGCAAATTCACCCATCGACCGCTCGGGCGATGGGGGTGAAAGATCCCCATAGTGCTGAAGGTAATGTGTCGGCTGCGGCGGTATATTTAAACTATTTGCGCAAAATGTACGATCGCGAAGGGGTGAGCGAGGAAAATCAGCTGTATTTCATGATCGCCGCATATAACGCAGGTGAAGGGCGTTTGGCGCAATTAAGGCGAACAGCCAAAGCCAAAGGCCTTAACCCAAATGTCTGGGTGGGAAATGTTGAGCAGATTGCTTTAAGTTCAGTGAGTAAAGGAATGGTTGATTATGTTTCTACAGTTAATCGTTATTACCTTGCTTATCAGGCCGCAGAGCGAGCACAAGGGAAACAGAAAAAATCCGAGCCTAAATAG